One Oenanthe melanoleuca isolate GR-GAL-2019-014 chromosome 3, OMel1.0, whole genome shotgun sequence DNA segment encodes these proteins:
- the PLAGL1 gene encoding zinc finger protein PLAGL1 isoform X2 produces the protein MMFVRLARNQEEQTLVAYQHCGEVYFTTVKPIEPHTELKVWYAADYAKFMEASAVFIKEESDVSPLPAVAKEPVDSWICSSCGSTFATFALLESHQCIHKDRVLPTRFRPPNKLGPVKAKSKLKGKLRGASLGKSITQCFGTISCSSAAKFSCASSGSTCGALVRFIPKWRNGRPSLLKGKEVKQPDSYPCRLCGKIFDSIDKLTVHTYAHKGERPYKCSQHGCTKAFISKYKLLRHSATHSPQKSHQCGYCEKTFHRKDHLKNHLQTHDPNKMAFKCEECGKKYNTKLGYKRHLALHAATSGDLTCRVCAQEFGGTEVLLEHLKSHAGKPAGNMKEKKHKCDHCERHFYTRKDVRRHMVVHTGCKDFLCQFCAQRFGRKDHLTRHTRKTHPQELLKSRLQNGDSVGLLDQLFSYRLKEDASMLSPLPESVPVPNGIVNSSETEEYSCSHLHSQPSLQTALPLESSPHLQRMGCADSLPAVPPTPCSAAVPINLNLHQPNKYDLSSTSFAAGSLKNLPIKVDVKGYNVHLLEDLPLPEPQSLHKMSMEEASSGPVGDTNKYPVHKETEAAAETASLPFMDLTHVMGFWQLPPGDNQNNIGDITMAFGSEEPSHRLNGLSQQQGLQLASGGMAINQLHHLPRSFPSTTNSVTLPHFHHAFK, from the exons CCAATTGAACCCCACACAGAATTGAAAGTATGGTATGCTGCCGATTATGCCAAATTTATGGAAGCTTCTGCAGTCTTCATTAAAGAAGAATCAGATGTCTCTCCGTTGCCTGCAGTAGCA AAAGAGCCCGTAGACTCTTGGATATGCTCCAGCTGTGGAAGCACTTTTGCAACTTTTGCTCTGCTGGAATCTCACCAGTGCATCCATAAAGACCGAGTCCTTCCTACGAGGTTCAGACCGCCAAATAAGTTGGGACCtgtaaaagcaaaaagcaaactCAAAGGGAAACTGAGAGGGGCGTCATTAGGCAAAAGCATTACTCAATGCTTTGGGACCATTTCCTGTTCCTCTGCTGCAAAgttcagctgtgccagctcaggaAGCACTTGTGGTGCTCTCGTGAGGTTTATACCTAAATGGAGAAATGGTCGGCCTTCACtgctgaagggaaaagaagtgAAGCAGCCAGATAGTTATCCCTGCCGACTCTGTGGGAAGATATTTGATTCCATTGACAAGCTCACGGTCCACACTTACGCGCACAAAGGGGAGCGTCCCTACAAGTGTTCACAGCACGGATGCACAAAAGCCTTCATTTCCAAATATAAACTGCTCAG gcACTCGGCCACTCATTCTCCACAGAAATCTCACCAGTGTGGCTACTGTGAAAAGACCTTTCATAGGAAAGACCATCTAAAGAATCACCTTCAGACCCATGACCCCAACAAGATGGCCTTCAAGTGTGAAGAGTGTGGCAAGAAGTACAACACCAAGCTAGGCTATAAGAGACACTTGGCTCTTCACGCTGCCACCAGCGGGGACCTCACCTGTAGGGTGTGTGCCCAAGAGTTTGGCGGTACTGAGGTTCTGTTGGAGCACCTCAAAAGTCACGCAGGGAAACCGGCTGGCaacatgaaggaaaagaaacataaGTGTGACCACTGTGAGCGTCACTTCTATACGCGCAAAGATGTGCGCCGCCACATGGTGGTTCACACGGGCTGCAAGGACTTCCTGTGCCAGTTCTGTGCCCAGAGGTTTGGGCGGAAGGACCACTTGACACGCCACACTAGGAAGACTCATCCACAAGAACTGCTGAAGAGCAGGTTGCAGAATGGTGACTCAGTGGGTCTCCTTGACCAGCTCTTTTCATACAGACTGAAGGAAGATGCCAGCATGCTGTCCCCTCTTCCTgaaagtgtccctgtgccaAATGGGATTGTGAATAGCTCAGAAACAGAGGAATACAGCTGTTCGCATCTTCATTCCCAGCCAAGCTTACAAACTGCTCTTCCTCTTGAGTCTTCTCCTCACTTGCAAAGGATGGGCTGTGCAGACAGCCTCCCGGCTGTCCCTCCCACACCATGTTCAGCAGCTGTCCCTATCAACCTGAACCTTCATCAGCCTAACAAATATGACCTTAGTTCTACCTCATTTGCTGCAGGATCCCTCAAGAATCTACCAATAAAAGTGGATGTTAAAGGTTACAATGTGCATCTTCTCGAGGACCTGCCGTTACCAGAACCTCAGTCTCTCCACAAAATGAGTATGGAAGAAGCTTCCTCAGGGCCTGTAGGGGATACTAACAAGTACCCAGTGCACAAAGagacagaggcagcagctgaaactgCAAGCCTGCCTTTCATGGATCTCACTCATGTGATGGGTTTCTGGCAGCTCCCACCAGGTGACAACCAGAACAATATTGGGGACATCACAATGGCATTTGGCTCAGAGGAACCATCGCACAGGCTGAATGgcctcagccagcagcaaggTCTTCAGCTAGCAAGTGGTGGGATGGCCATAAACCAGCTGCATCATCTTCCTCGCTCCTTTCCATCCACTACAAATTCTGTAACATTGCCTCACTTTCACCATGCCTTCAAGTAA